ATCTTGCTGCGGCAACCAGTTCTTCGGTTATCGAACAGAAGGCTGAACAGGCATACAGGCTGGTGAAAAAGAATTATAGGCAATTTAATCATGATAAAAAACAGTGGCCTAAGCGGAAAAACTGGATCCGGCTGATAAAACGGTTTACCAGTATCAACCAATCATATCCTCACAGCCGGCGGGCGGATGATGCCCTCTTTCTGGCGGCTAGTTTATATTCTTCGTTATATAATTATTCCGGTTGGGATGCCGACTTGCAACGGGCTAATGATCTCTATGGGAAGGTTGTTTCCGCTTACCGGGAAAGCCGGCTGGCTGACGATTCTCTTTATCATATGGGTCTTAATGCCGGGAAACTTGGACATCAGGATCAGTCTCGGGCGTATTTCAGGCAGGTCATCCAGGATTTTCCCCAGGGTGATATGGTCAGCAAGGCGAAGGCCAGGCTCATCCTTTCTCCCCCGGCAGCCAAAGCTTCTCCTGCTAGCTGTGTTACCAGCGGTACCGGAGTTTATCACTCTGAAGCTCCGAGGCGAAAGGGGAATTTGAAAGGTAAGGCCCGGGTTGATAATATCCGCTACTGGTCATCCCCGACCTATACCCGGGTAGTGGTTGATCTGGACCAGGAAGTTTCCTATTCCCGGGGCATCCTGAGATATGAGAAACAGCGGGATCGGATTAAAACCGTTTATCTTGATCTGCACAATGCATTCATCACTGGGTCAAGCCGGGCCATTGATATAAATGATGGTATCCTGAAAAAGGTAAAGCTTGCCCAGTTTAATAAACAGACAGTTCGTACGGCTATCTATCTGGATTCCATTGATGATTATAAAATTTTTGATCTCAGCAATCCGCCGCGCATTGTTATTGATGTCATTGGTAACCGGGCAAAAGAGCGGGTGCCCAGACATCATGAAGGAGTAATAAAGAGAGGGAAAGGTGTTGGTGCTTCTGGTGATCTTTCACTGGCCCAGCAGCTTGGCCTCGGTATCGGCAAGATTGTCATTGATCCGGGGCATGGAGGCAAAGACCCAGGGGCTGTCGGGCCGCATCGGGTTATGGAGAAGGATGTTGTTCTTGATATTGCCTTAAAATTGAAAAAGGAATTAAAAAAGCAGATGAATTTCCAGGTGGTGATGACCCGCGACCATGATTGTTTTATTCCCCTGGAAGAGCGGACGGTCATAGCCAATACTAAAAAAGCAGATCTTTTTGTCTCTATTCATGCTAATGCCAGCCGTAATCGGAAAGCCCATGGCGTTGAGACCTATTTTCTCAATCTGGCTACTGATAAAGAAGCCATGGAACTGGCAGCCCTGGAAAATGCAACTTCGACGAAAAAAATCAGCGATTTGCAGCTTATTTTGAGTGATCTTATGCGTAACTCGAAGATCAGCGAATCCAGTCGCCTGGCCCGCGCCGTCCAGGATAGCCTGGTAAAGCGTTTAAAGAGTAAATATAGTCAGGTGAAAAACTTAGGGGTAAAACAGGCGCCTTTTTATGTCTTGATAGGAGCCCAAATGCCCAGCATCCTGATTGAAACTTCATTTGTTTCTCACCGGATGGAAGAAAAAAGGCTTAACACAGCGGCGTATCGGCAGAAAATTGCTGAGGGTATAGCCGCCGGGATTAAGAAATATATTGAACAGGTGAAAACTGCCAGGTTACATCGTTGATTGTTCAGTTGTGCTCTGATAGTGAAAAGATAACGGCTGCTGAATCCATCGTGTTTGCAAAGGGGGAAAAGAGATGGTGAGTATACGAAAACATGTAAGGCGGGGGTTATGGAACCATCTTATGAGGTGTAAGGTCGAAATGGGTCTGGCGAGCATTATTTATGAAGTTGGCGTTGCCTCCAAATATATCAATCATGCCATGCGTACCGGTGACCTGGGGCTGGCCGGGACCAGTAACTTGTACGGTGAAGAGCAGTTGGCACTTGATGTGCTGGCCGATGAGATTATCAAGGATCGCCTTGATCATACCGGCAGGGTCGCGAAAATTATATCTGAAGAACAAAGCGATATTATCATTTTTGAGCGAAAAGGAAAACTGAGGCAGTATTCTGTTTGTTACGATCCGCTGGATGGATCATCTCTGGTGGATGTAAACCTGGCGGTGGGGACCCTTGTTTCCATCTATTCCGGAGATAATCCTCTTCAGGCTGGTCGCAACCAAA
This DNA window, taken from Pseudomonadota bacterium, encodes the following:
- a CDS encoding N-acetylmuramoyl-L-alanine amidase, yielding MSEYFSCRLGVMLLMLVFMMLLVSVHLAAATSSSVIEQKAEQAYRLVKKNYRQFNHDKKQWPKRKNWIRLIKRFTSINQSYPHSRRADDALFLAASLYSSLYNYSGWDADLQRANDLYGKVVSAYRESRLADDSLYHMGLNAGKLGHQDQSRAYFRQVIQDFPQGDMVSKAKARLILSPPAAKASPASCVTSGTGVYHSEAPRRKGNLKGKARVDNIRYWSSPTYTRVVVDLDQEVSYSRGILRYEKQRDRIKTVYLDLHNAFITGSSRAIDINDGILKKVKLAQFNKQTVRTAIYLDSIDDYKIFDLSNPPRIVIDVIGNRAKERVPRHHEGVIKRGKGVGASGDLSLAQQLGLGIGKIVIDPGHGGKDPGAVGPHRVMEKDVVLDIALKLKKELKKQMNFQVVMTRDHDCFIPLEERTVIANTKKADLFVSIHANASRNRKAHGVETYFLNLATDKEAMELAALENATSTKKISDLQLILSDLMRNSKISESSRLARAVQDSLVKRLKSKYSQVKNLGVKQAPFYVLIGAQMPSILIETSFVSHRMEEKRLNTAAYRQKIAEGIAAGIKKYIEQVKTARLHR